From a region of the Phaeodactylum tricornutum CCAP 1055/1 chromosome 4, whole genome shotgun sequence genome:
- a CDS encoding predicted protein codes for MNILSLGRSLASFIVVYGGIDLVAVHAFAPLRSLSADGLPRRRLTSRFSAGVDLKQNEDLQKYFQAAEERSLAQFARDDAPAWLQTIASLPFECTACGKCCKTIGSVYLSSEETWQAAELMNISSTEFIEAYASDIIRDSAEASNTWVRLKEKEVLKGTDHSPACIFLNSDTNQCQIYEARPTQCRTYPFWPNLLASPDAWDAEVRRMDHDSESTLLEWTPDAGGCEGMMILDQNSTTLGVPMKDVYRQLREYRQQDRYFPTGDKKADTER; via the coding sequence CATTCGCGCCATTGCGAAGTCTATCCGCCGATGGCTTGCCGAGACGGAGGTTAACTTCGAGATTTTCCGCTGGCGTCGACTTGAAACAGAACGAGGATCTCCAAAAGTATttccaagccgccgaagagCGATCGCTGGCACAATTTGCCCGAGATGACGCACCGGCTTGGTTGCAAACGATAGCGTCCTTGCCCTTTGAATGCACTGCATGCGGAAAATGCTGCAAGACGATCGGGAGTGTCTACTTATCTTCCGAGGAAACTTGGCAGGCAGCAGAGCTGATGAACATATCAAGTACTGAATTCATTGAAGCGTACGCGTCTGATATAATCAGAGACAGCGCCGAAGCGTCCAACACTTGGGTCCGGCtaaaggaaaaggaagtgCTAAAGGGAACAGATCATTCTCCTGCCTGTATCTTTCTGAATTCAGACACCAATCAATGTCAAATATACGAAGCACGCCCGACTCAATGTCGCACGTATCCCTTTTGGCCCAACCTGTTGGCGAGTCCAGACGCGTGGGATGCTGAAGTTCGTCGAATGGATCATGACAGCGAAAGCACATTGCTGGAATGGACTCCCGATGCTGGTGGATGCGAGGGAATGATGATTCTCGATCAGAATAGCACCACACTTGGTGTGCCTATGAAGGATGTCTATCGCCAACTACGCGAGTACAGACAGCAAGATCGCTACTTTCCGACAGGTGATAAGAAGGCCGACACGGAGAGATAG
- a CDS encoding predicted protein yields the protein TFSSTGLITPGKVAALTGPQITEEIALASSPLLLDVYATWCGPCQMMTPQLEAAAHELGSRVRVAKMDSDQYPQEASKLRVQGLPTLALFRDGEEIDRVEGALLKDQLLQWVQSHGI from the coding sequence ACCTTTTCCTCGACGGGATTGATCACGCCCGGAAAAGTCGCGGCACTCACCGGGCCCCAAATTACGGAAGAAATTGCGCTGGCGTCTTCGCCACTCCTTCTCGACGTTTACGCCACCTGGTGTGGACCGTGTCAAATGATGACGCCACAGTTGGAAGCGGCGGCGCACGAATTGGGATCCCGCGTGCGCGTAGCGAAGATGGACAGCGACCAGTATCCACAGGAAGCGTCCAAACTCCGGGTGCAAGGCTTGCCCACACTGGCCCTCTTTCGGGATGGCGAGGAAATTGACCGTGTGGAAGGAGCCCTCCTGAAGGATCAGTTACTGCAATGGGTGCAATCGCACGGGATATGA
- a CDS encoding predicted protein → MLDLFKPVYYSLEKSVAAKSIPAVHEILGRKKLADFNDSTLTGTVDHSKWDGVLKRHVKMDGTVDGITNVSLVDYNGISQDVEFGAYLNILEHTDVTSLAHAEELAFWINAYNALCINLVVQHERIHRDSPLTSINNLSEKGKPVWDKIAGVVGGQEVSLNHVEHERLRKVWDEPAIHGCIVCASASCPNLRDEAFVASQLKEQMRDQMKDWMNNDTKGLKLYQVRGVFGFGGGGNRLQASRIFLWFSEDFGGLEALNKWIPQFVADDGMKQSIIEGSPAVRFFDYSWKINRAR, encoded by the coding sequence ATGCTGGATCTTTTCAAACCTGTTTATTACAGTCTAGAGAAGTCGGTGGCCGCCAAGTCTATCCCAGCGGTTCACGAAATACTTGGCCGCAAAAAGCTCGCCGATTTTAACGACTCGACCTTGACTGGGACCGTGGACCATTCCAAATGGGATGGTGTCTTGAAAAGGCATGTTAAGATGGACGGGACCGTGGACGGGATAACCAACGTAAGCTTGGTCGATTACAACGGCATTTCTCAAGATGTCGAATTTGGGGCGTATCTTAACATTTTAGAACACACTGACGTCACATCATTGGCCCACGCTGAAGAACTCGCTTTTTGGATTAATGCCTACAACGCCTTGTGTATCAACTTGGTTGTACAGCATGAAAGGATCCACCGTGATTCTCCCCTTACATCCATCAACAATCTTTCGGAGAAAGGCAAGCCTGTTTGGGACAAAATCGCCGGCGTTGTAGGAGGGCAAGAGGTTAGTTTGAATCACGTTGAGCATGAGCGGCTACGTAAAGTTTGGGACGAGCCCGCTATTCATGGATGCATAGTTTGTGCGTCCGCCTCGTGTCCCAACCTTAGGGATGAAGCCTTTGTTGCGTCCCAACTCAAGGAGCAGATGAGGGATCAGATGAAAGATTGGATGAATAACGACACAAAAGGCCTAAAATTGTACCAGGTAAGAGGCGTCTTTGGGTTTGGTGGTGGAGGCAATCGCCTGCAAGCTTCTCGTATTTTCCTTTGGTTCAGTGAAGATTTTGGTGGACTGGAGGCTCTCAATAAATGGATTCCTCAGTTCGTTGCTGACGATGGGATGAAACAATCGATTATCGAGGGCAGTCCAGCTGTACGCTTCTTTGATTATAGCTGGAAAATCAACCGAGCACGTTGA
- a CDS encoding predicted protein — translation MSTKELFGDSSSDDDDDVADNANPPQAAPPVSERATSPRLSTPTHTTDAHNALDDSDNDEGDVEFDDRGTVVGLSSTTIAGDQINTPTRNTTDPDQAGTQARDNDEDAPTDAGPRIAASQLYLQQEPKISENIALHMTKLPNLVGIQTQAFDPDTYHPAMEEDDFGQSVYNLVRWRYRKDDTGNYVRDEQDRLLRESNSRLVQWEDGSYTLHIGNEAFEIDALKTAANGFPGLNGFIYRTQKAVLKTADDNERAAGTVLECVGAVATRMTIRPSSLQSEAHKSLTVGIRQKTMKKARIAEYVTQEDPEKAKQDRIKVKQDLEKVSARKRSGYSQAGGRTARPRMSRSYLEEEEDGDYDTFNIKDTKRRIRDADEELKEYGDDDDSSSEDDEYDQTFSKRSNMRGASTAAATAQPKKESDEEIVVDDEEEDDDEDMDSPL, via the coding sequence ATGTCCACGAAAGAGCTGTTTGGGGATTCTTcatcggacgacgatgacgacgtcGCCGACAACGCCAATCCGCCCCAGGCGGCCCCGCCCGTGTCCGAGAGGGCAACGTCCCCCCGGCTGTCGACCCCGACCCACACCACCGACGCCCACAATGCGCTCGACgacagtgacaatgacgaaggGGACGTTGAATTCGACGATCGAGGCACCGTGGTGGGCTTGTCTTCCACTACGATTGCGGGAGACCAAATCAACACTCCGACCCGGAACACTACCGATCCAGACCAAGCCGGGACGCAGGCCagagacaacgacgaggacgCTCCGACCGATGCCGGACCCCGCATTGCGGCCTCCCAACTCTACTTGCAGCAAGAACCCAAAATATCGGAAAATATTGCCTTGCACATGACCAAATTACCCAATTTGGTGGGCATACAAACCCAGGCCTTCGACCCCGACACGTACCATCCCGCcatggaagaggacgatTTCGGACAATCCGTCTACAATCTCGTGCGCTGGCGCTACCGAAAGGACGATACCGGAAACTACGTACGGGACGAACAAGATCGCTTGCTGCGCGAATCGAATAGTCGACTGGTGCAGTGGGAAGACGGATCCTACACGCTACACATTGGCAACGAAGCGTTCGAAATTGATGCCTTGAAAACCGCAGCCAACGGCTTTCCCGGACTCAACGGCTTCATCTACCGGACACAAAAGGCCGTCCTCAAGACGGCTGACGATAACGAACGTGCCGCTGGGACTGTTCTGGAATGCGTCGGTGCGGTCGCCACTCGGATGACCATTCGGCCGAGTTCACTCCAATCCGAAGCACACAAGTCCCTCACCGTGGGCATTCGCCAAAAAACCATGAAGAAGGCACGCATTGCCGAATACGTCACCCAGGAAGATCCCGAAAAGGCGAAACAAGACCGTATCAAGGTCAAGCAAGACTTGGAAAAGGTGTCAGCGCGCAAGCGTTCCGGGTATAGTCAGGCCGGAGGACGAACTGCTCGACCCCGCATGTCGCGGTCGTatttggaggaagaagaggacggcGATTACGATACCTTTAATATTAAAGACACCAAACGGCGCATACGGGATGCGGATGAAGAATTGAAGGAATacggtgacgatgacgacagcAGCAGTGAAGATGATGAGTACGACCAGACGTTCAGCAAACGATCCAACATGCGGGGGGCCTCCAcggcagcagcaaccgcacagccgaaaaaggaaagtgacgaagagattgttgtagacgacgaggaggaagatgacgacgaagacatgGATTCTCCGCTT
- a CDS encoding predicted protein encodes MTYESYLIKTWEQDPSQQQGLSFIDFLVSKSGSDPGKASRPVGLVDVVKLRRDGTDTRMAAIPNAVIQKHKVPFFSFIKGVLGGDLQTLAGCPFFLLLNKYLQVYGPVFNLSFGPKSFLVVSDPVMARHVLLETSPEKYCKGMLAEILDPIMGKGLIPANPAIWKVRHRAIVPSFHKQWLNRMIAIFAKAPKFSPMIYNANQPRGSVTLDIIGKAAFNYDFGSVTDELPIVKAVYRVLKEAKRNQTTPRFSAMLEYTVQTCFVGGGR; translated from the exons ATGACGTACGAATCGTATCTGATCAAAACCTGGGAGCAGGACCCTTCTCAACAACAGGGTTTGTCCTTCATCGACTTTCTCGTCAGCAAATCTGGGAGCGACCCGGGTAAAGCATCTCGTCCCGTCGGCCTCGTGGATGTCGTCAAACTC CGTCGGGATGGGACCGACACTCGGATGGCCGCCATCCCTAACGCCGTCATTCAAAAGCACAAAGTtcccttcttttccttcatcAAAGGAGTTCTGGGTGGTGACCTGCAAACCTTGGCCGGTTGTCCCTTCTTTTTACTCCTCAACAAGTACTTACAAGTCTATGGACCTGTTTTTAACCTCTCCTTCGGGCCCAAGTCGTTTCTGGTCGTTTCCGACCCCGTCATGGCGCGTCACGTCCTGCTTGAAACAAGCCCCGAAAAGTACTGCAAAGGGATGCTGGCGGAAATTCTGGATCCCATCATGGGCAAAGGCCTCATTCCTGCCAATCCAGCCATCTGGAAAGTCCGTCACCGGGCGATTGTCCCTTCGTTCCACAAGCAATGGTTGAATCGGATGATTGCCATCTTTGCAAAGGCGCCGAAATTCTCGCCAATGATTTACAATGCAAATCAACCAAGGGGCAG TGTCACACTCGACATTATTGGCAAAGCTGCCTTCAATTAcgactttggttccgtcacggacgAATTGCCCATTGTCAAGGCCGTCTATCGCGTTTTGAAAGAGGCCAAACGAAATCAAACTACTCCTCGTTTTAGCGCCATGCTAGAATATACTGTACAAACTTGTTtcgttggtggtggcagaTAG
- a CDS encoding predicted protein: MKKISVIHCWSAPRSRSTALMYSFEARGSDCAALDEPLYRECLIQRGDAVARPYRNELINGTPPSGSITDQVDVWRLPENGVVFCKHMAKHSFLYDFQEEFFADDLNIKLIHKHLFLIRDPVAVLSSWGASDSVHGSSATPDEVGIVPMLSIFSALCSRPHRIRSIVSFLDSDELVKDPERTLGSVCEDLGIPYKESMMSWPSGPHACDGPWASWWYSDVHQSTGWKRKTPDYGASRYRILNPDLMDALKVSYPAYEFLSKLTRGYQKRGPSTKTLYEDPRNEHLLTYIGAPGRGRIIPRSMAGVSPWDSSVQGGDAAWEGLRVYRGKVLSLDKHLQRLFKSSKALGFENVHTKAEVVEAIFRTLAANGMRDGAHMRLTLTRGEKCTSSMNPKFNVYGTTLIILAEWKPTEGATTYNNTSGIALISASQRRNSPQTVDSKIHHNNLINNILPKIQANLAGCDDAIMLDLEGFVSETNATNIFMVDNGVLLTPHADHCLPGITRATVLELAKEINIPTETRRISLAEFHAADEVFTTGTMGELTPVRMIDGRVIGIEGKRGPITAKLQKVYQSLPERSGWATEIPPFEA, encoded by the exons ATGAAGAAAATTTCTGTTATTCACTGCTGGTCTGCTCCGCGAAGTCGATCTACGGCGCTAATGTATAGCTTCGAGGCTCGAGGATCTGACTGCGCTGCGCTGGATGAACCGCTGTACCGCGAATGTCTGATTCAACGCGGCGATGCGGTTGCCCGGCCATACCGTAACGAACTCATTAACGGCACACCTCCATCTGGGAGCATAACAGATCAAGTAGATGTGTGG CGTTTGCCTGAAAACGGTGTCGTCTTTTGTAAACACATGGCGAAACATTCGTTTCTTTACGACTTTCAGGAGGAATTTTTCGCGGATGACCTGAACATTAAGCTCATTCACAAGCATCTCTTCTTAATTCGCGATCCCGTGGCAGTCCTATCGTCTTGGGGAGCGTCGGACTCAGTGCATGGAAGCAGCGCCACTCCTGACGAAGTTGGGATTGTTCCCATGCTCTCCATCTTTTCGGCTCTCTGCAGCCGTCCCCACAGAATACGCTCTATTGTTTCGTTCCTTGATTCGGACGAACTAGTCAAAGATCCGGAGAGAACTCTGGGATCAGTTTGCGAAGACCTGGGTATCCCGTACAAAGAATCAATGATGTCGTGGCCAAGCGGTCCTCATGCTTGCGATG GACCCTGGGCTTCCTGGTGGTATAGCGACGTGCATCAATCGACAGGATGGAAACGGAAAACACCCGACTATGGGGCTAGTCGGTACCGAATTCTGAATCCCGATTTAATGGATGCGCTAAAGGTCTCCTATCCTGCCTACGAGTTCTTGAGTAAACTTACTAGGGGATATCAAAAGCGGGGTCCCTCAACCAAAACACTGTATGAAGACCCAAGAAACGAGCATTTACTGACTTACATCGGCGCCCCAGGTCGAGGCAGAATAATTCCGAGATCCATGGCTGGTGTGAGTCCGTGGGATTCATCAGTACAAGGCGGAGACGCTGCATGGGAAGGACTCCGAGTATACCGTGGAAAAGTGCTTTCGTTGGATAAACACCTTCAGCGTCTTTTTAAATCGTCGAAAGCGCTAGGTTTTGAGAACGTGCACACCAAGGCAGAAGTAGTGGAAGCCATTTTCCGCACGCTGGCAGCGAACGGTATGCGGGACGGGGCACACATGCGTCTTACATTGACACGAGGTGAAAAGTGTACCAGCAGTATGAATCCAAAGTTTAATGTATACGGAACGACGTTGATCATTCTAGCCGAATGGAAGCCCACGGAGGGTGCCACGACCTACAACAATACTTCCGGTATTGCGTTGATTTCTGCGTCTCAACGGCGAAACTCACCTCAGACGGTGGACTCCAAAATCCACCACAACAATTTGATCAACAATATTCTGCCAAAGATTCAAGCAAACTTGGCGGGATGCGATGATGCAATTATGCTCGATCTCGAGGGTTTTGTATCGGAGACAAACGCTACCAACATTTTCATGGTTGATAATGGAGTGCTGTTGACGCCGCATGCTGATCATTGTCTGCCAGGGATCACTCGAGCTACCGTTTTGGAACTGGCGAAAGAAATCAATATACCTACCGAAACTCGTCGGATTTCTCTTGCCGAATTCCACGCCGCGGATGAGGTCTTTACTACGGGAACCATGGGCGAACTGACTCCGGTTCGCATGATCGACGGTCGGGTCATTGGTATCGAAGGAAAGCGGGGTCCGATTACTGCCAAACTACAAAAAGTCTATCAGAGTTTGCCGGAACGTTCTGGTTGGGCTACGGAGATTCCGCCTTTTGAAGCCTAA
- a CDS encoding predicted protein translates to MKEHCERWAHHPISLAVGTTEGLEAIYNILSKLGCNTELITVSLDRDFDVNASYPVNKLRNLAMSQVKTSHAVFIDADFVLSAGLFETLYLHRALLAADERNAIVIPAFELRKVCETTSYECLTTHLAMLPRDKEELLHLHKKSIESNGGRSAILQFNGLSNIHGHASTRYNDWVTQPAEQLLPIECVTSDRYEPYLVVRQCRNLPPFQEAFAGYGQNKITWVMQVRRTGYKFFQIGEAFLIHLPHEKSAASLQWSKSRRKAPDLLPVKQIADAFHEWMAVNIPDASQIPHCS, encoded by the coding sequence ATGAAAGAACACTGTGAGCGATGGGCACATCATCCCATCTCCTTGGCTGTCGGAACTACGGAAGGTCTTGAAGCCATCTACAATATACTGTCAAAGTTAGGTTGTAACACAGAATTGATCACGGTCAGCCTTGACCGAGACTTCGATGTGAATGCAAGCTATCCGGTGAACAAGCTTCGCAACCTCGCTATGTCGCAAGTCAAAACAAGCCACGCAGTCTTCATAGACGCTGATTTCGTTCTCTCCGCTGGACTTTTTGAAACGCTATACCTTCATCGCGCACTTTTAGCTGCTGACGAAAGGAACGCAATAGTGATTCCAGCATTTGAACTTCGAAAGGTTTGCGAAACGACGAGCTACGAATGCCTGACGACTCATTTGGCTATGCTTCCGCGCGACAAGGAGGAACTGCTGCACCTGCACAAGAAGTCAATCGAAAGTAACGGTGGTCGATCCGCCATTCTTCAGTTCAATGGACTCAGTAATATACACGGTCATGCAAGTACTCGTTACAACGATTGGGTGACGCAACCTGCCGAACAGCTTTTACCAATAGAGTGCGTGACCTCGGATCGCTACGAACCCTATCTTGTCGTCCGACAATGTAGAAATTTGCCTCCGTTTCAAGAAGCCTTTGCCGGTTACGGCCAAAACAAGATCACGTGGGTGATGCAAGTCCGCCGGACAGGCTACAAGTTCTTTCAGATTGGAGAAGCTTTTCTGATTCATTTACCACATGAGAAATCCGCAGCTTCCTTACAGTGGAGTAAGTCTCGTCGAAAGGCGCCAGATTTGTTGCCGGTGAAGCAAATTGCCGACGCTTTTCATGAATGGATGGCAGTCAATATTCCTGATGCATCCCAGATCCCCCATTGTTCGTAA
- a CDS encoding predicted protein, translating into MASNSDVEFSTNHSRCGFPMAVVAHAFSGYGEGEMPRSKAELEIMQLAGSIRDKPLWWNKVRDPSITNRWQAESLNGVNDSEADCEYRTRQFLFALRECQWQAMQYPGPGRPAAVDRAFSSDGHDESELWSKLLSEINKLRSLPAVGSNKEDRHPGTPQMVDLVHPSLYAYERGKTEVLPHVPASMSQMPHWDNFLGVAGVTEIPPRKIDGQGFFSPGGLQWLPAEFRVNAAGDSCKISSYINSLHPTEFAELYDSIGELFCRALPLLENTLREAGHGPLEDGEHWQKNYRERDHRVPIVSDWWEAPRSQLEGEDDDLYYDYLDDFHEIREFIPPEIPDFTPPSYNVPEADVSLRNCPLQVIVKVASLEIEPGESYEGGVWHVEGTLDERIVATACCYLNNTNVQGGDLAFRVAVAEPDYEQGDDTGVRNVYGLEDDEPLVQFIGSCSTPTGRILAWPNTLQHRVGPVRLIDESKYGKRLIVCFFLVDPTLRIRSTATVPPQQLAWVSDMCKPILNVVGSGAAEPGIQNMIVARLASPSLLTYDQSCERRNRLMEERRAIYEKTGGYDHQKFYERPFSLCEH; encoded by the coding sequence ATGGCTAGTAATAGTGATGTTGAGTTTTCAACGAATCATTCACGCTGCGGTTTTCCTATGGCTGTTGTAGCTCACGCTTTTTCCGGTTACGGCGAGGGAGAAATGCCGCGATCGAAAGCCGAGCTGGAAATCATGCAGCTAGCAGGCTCAATTCGGGATAAACCACTTTGGTGGAATAAAGTTCGCGATCCTTCCATTACCAATCGCTGGCAAGCCGAGTCGCTGAATGGTGTCAATGATTCGgaagctgactgtgaatatcGTACAcgacaatttctttttgcgcTTAGGGAATGCCAGTGGCAGGCGATGCAATATCCGGGACCAGGTCGTCCAGCGGCGGTCGATCGAGCCTTTTCGAGTGATGGCCATGATGAATCCGAGCTCTGGTCCAAGCTGTTGTCTGAAATCAATAAGTTACGATCGCTACCAGCGGTTGGGTCGAACAAGGAAGATCGTCATCCGGGAACTCCTCAGATGGTGGACCTAGTCCATCCTTCTCTTTATGCATATGAGCGAGGGAAAACAGAAGTCCTGCCTCACGTGCCCGCTAGTATGAGCCAGATGCCACATTGGGATAACTTCTTGGGTGTGGCCGGTGTCACTGAAATACCGCCAAGGAAGATCGATGGCCAAGGATTTTTTTCACCGGGCGGCCTACAGTGGCTTCCTGCGGAATTCAGAGTCAACGCTGCTGGAGATTCATGTAAAATTAGTTCGTACATCAATTCACTCCATCCGACAGAGTTCGCGGAGTTGTACGATTCCATCGGAGAGTTGTTTTGCAGGGCGCTTCCCCTTTTGGAAAATACCTTGCGGGAGGCTGGTCATGGACCTTTGGAAGACGGCGAACACTGGCAAAAGAACTATCGTGAACGTGACCACAGAGTGCCTATCGTGTCTGATTGGTGGGAAGCGCCTCGAAGTCAGCTGGAGGGCGAAGATGACGATTTATATTATGATTACCTGGATGACTTTCATGAGATTCGAGAGTTTATTCCGCCTGAAATACCAGACTTCACGCCCCCATCGTATAATGTGCCAGAGGCTGATGTTTCCTTGCGAAACTGTCCCCTCCAAGTGATTGTCAAGGTTGCGTCCTTGGAGATTGAACCGGGAGAATCCTACGAGGGGGGAGTTTGGCATGTAGAAGGTACTCTAGATGAACGGATAGTGGCAACGGCCTGTTGCTATCTAAATAACACGAATGTGCAAGGTGGCGATCTGGCTTTCCGCGTGGCAGTAGCCGAGCCAGATTACGAGCAAGGCGACGACACGGGTGTAAGGAATGTCTACGgtttggaagatgacgaaccGTTGGTTCAATTTATTGGCAGCTGTAGCACTCCGACTGGACGAATACTGGCCTGGCCCAACACGCTGCAACATCGGGTAGGACCCGTTCGTCTCATTGACGAATCAAAATATGGAAAGCGCCTCATAGTTTGCTTTTTCCTTGTGGATCCAACGCTACGGATCCGTTCGACGGCAACCGTACCACCGCAACAACTTGCTTGGGTATCCGATATGTGCAAACCAATCCTGAATGTGGTCGGCTCAGGTGCTGCTGAACCAGGAATTCAAAATATGATTGTTGCAAGATTGGCTTCCCCTTCTTTGCTTACCTATGATCAGTCGTGCGAACGTCGTAATCGTCTTATGGAGGAAAGGCGTGCAATATATGAAAAAACTGGTGGATACGATCATCAAAAATTTTACGAGCGACCGTTCTCTCTGTGCGAACactaa
- a CDS encoding predicted protein gives RPSLWEKEALARWMVHSLDWGVLTTISSRLPGVKPFGNVYSFVDGQCSNSTGTPYFYGTYLDQSFQDIRENPSVSLTLSEASLPSVCGGKASKSCSITGSNLGDPENPVCARLTLTGTLEQVPFESEEYAMAQQAFFERHPQMDYWPQDHHWIIAKLEIADIWLINYFGGAKILPVDAYYGAKLEFGSVQD, from the coding sequence CGTCCAAGCCTCTGGGAAAAAGAGGCACTGGCACGTTGGATGGTACACTCGCTGGACTGGGGTGTGCTCACAACTATAAGCAGTCGCCTGCCTGGAGTCAAGCCGTTTGGAAACGTCTACAGTTTCGTCGATGGGCAGTGTAGCAATTCTACCGGCACGCCGTATTTCTACGGAACCTATCTGGATCAATCGTTCCAAGATATTCGAGAGAATCCCAGCGTTTCTTTGACATTGAGTGAGGCGTCGCTTCCGTCCGTTTGTGGCGGAAAGGCATCGAAGTCGTGTTCAATAACCGGGTCGAACCTGGGAGATCCGGAGAATCCGGTGTGTGCGAGACTCACGTTGACCGGAACCCTCGAGCAAGTCCCGTTCGAGTCAGAGGAGTACGCGATGGCTCAACAGGCCTTCTTTGAGCGGCATCCACAAATGGATTACTGGCCACAGGATCACCACTGGATAATTGCCAAGTTGGAAATCGCAGACATTTGGCTCATCAATTACTTTGGGGGGGCCAAGATTTTGCCCGTTGACGCATACTATGGCGCTAAATTAGAGTTCGGCTCCGTGCAAGACTAG